TTATGGAAGGACATTGGACCGGTACCGCATTTGGGGGTGTCACAGAGGAAATATGGAGTCCGGATATTGGCGGGAGTATGATGTTTGTTTTTAGACACCTTATTGATGACAAGGTAAACTTTTACGAAATAGGCCATATTCGTGAAGTGGGCAATAGCCTTGTTTTTGAGCTAAAACACTTTGATGCCAATCTACATGGCTGGGAAGCCAGAGATGAAGTGCAACAATTCAAGTTCATAAAAGCTGAAGGCAATCGGGTCTATTTTGATGGATTCACCTTTGAAAACATCAGTCCCCAAAAAATTGCCATTTATGGTCTAATAGGCAATGATGATGGCACAACCACCGAGATGGTTTTTAATTACAACAGGCAGTAGCACATGAAAAAATGCATCGAGTGTGGTATCGAAATCCGGGGAAGGGCAGATAAAAAGTTCTGTTCGGACTACTGTCGCAATGCCTACAATAACAAGCTCAATAAGGATAGTAAAAACTTGGTTCGCAATATCAACAACAGACTGCGAAAAAACTACCGGATATTGGACAGTTTTGAACTCAAAGATGGAAAAACGCGGACCACCAAAACCCGTTTATTGGATAAGGGATTCGATTTTGAGTACCTTACCAATCTGTATACCACAAAGAAGGGCACTACGTATTTCTTTGTCTATGATCTGGGGTATCTTCCTTTGGACAATGATTTTTATATGATTGTAAAAAGAGAGTAACCAACCCGTTAGTAGTTAAGATGGTTAATTGATGTAAACAAGTATTAAAAAACCTACCAAAAAAAATAGTATAAGTACAATCGTTTCAATCCTTTTTTCAGATTTTAGCTTTTCTCTTATACTTGTCTTCACTTCTTCCAATTCAGATTCAGATAAATCTGGGAAGTCAAACTTATAATTTGTATCCGCAGATTTAAAACCTAATTTTTTGCGGTTAAATTTTCCTTGATTTTTGTCTTTTCGTACTTTTTTTCGAGCTAATGTAGCTTTGAATTGAGATAAACTCCCATCCGCCATAAGATTAGGTTTCTAACTTTAGAAGTCACACAACTGAGAATAAAGTATTGCCTAAGAGATTCATTAATACGATTCCTTATCCAGCTAGCGATTATAAAAAATCATTTCCAATTGGCCCCACTTAACTTCAATGCGGCAACAACAATGTCCTTTCTACTGATCTGGCCTACCAGTATCCCATCCTTCATTACGGGCAACCGCCTTCGGTTATGCCTGTCAAAAACGCCGGCAGCATCAAATATGCTCATATCGTGGGGAATGGTCTCCACATTCTTGGTCATAAAACGTTCAACACTCTTGTCCAAAATAGGTTGATTAAAGTACCTGCTTTCAGAGATTTGCTTCATGCAGTCCGCTTCGGAAATAATCCCGACAAGAAACCCGCTATCGTCCATGACCGGACCTCCGGAAATTTTATACTTGGCAAAGGCCTCCATGACTTCCAGAACGGATTGCTTTGGAGAAAAAGTCACTAATTTTCTGGTCATATAGTCGGAAACCAAAATAGGTCCCCCGGAATCCTTTTTACTATCCACTTTAGCCCGCGCCCCTTGAAAACTCTTGATTCCCATGTTAGCGTATTTTATTGGTTAACTATTAAAGTTAGTGATTTTATTGCGAAGAATCTAAATTTTAGTGCCGAAACCTGAGAAGCTGTTAATATTTCCTATTTTTAATACGTAACCAAGACCAACATGAACTTTTCAAAGATCGTTGCCTTTTTTCTCCTCCTTTTTGCCGTTTATTGGAGTTATCGTTCCCTTATGCCCCATGCGATGGCCGATACGGATTTGGAGCAATGGGACTTTCAATTGGACAATGCATTGAAACACGTTAAAACGCTCTCCCTTACACAGCATGCCGTTGGGTTTCCGGGGCATACCAATGCCATGAACTATGTGGTCTCCGAGCTTAAAAGAATGGGGTTGCAGGTGAGCACCCAAGAAGGATTTATCGCCGGGGATGGGGGCAATCTCTGCAAGGCCACCAACATTATTGCCAAGATAAGAGGAACTTCCAAAGGAAAAGCGCTTCTATTGCTCTCCCACTATGATAGCGCCCCCCATTCTTCCTACGGTGCAAGTGACGCGGCAAGTGGAGTCGCTACCATTTTGGAAGGGGTACGGGCCTTGTTGGCGAATGGAAAGGTCCCAAAGAATGATATCATTATCCTGATAAGCGATGCGGAGGAATTGGGACTTAATGGGGCGGAACTTTTTGTACACCAACATCCTTGGGCAAAAAATGTAGGGCTTGTACTGAATTTTGAAGCCCGCGGAAGTGGTGGCCCCAGTTATATGCTTATTGAAACCAATAGGGGCAATAGTAAACTGATCAAAGAATTTACGGCGGCCAATCCAAAGTATCCGGTAGCAAACTCTTTGGCCTATAGCATCTACAAAATGCTTCCCAATGACACGGACCTAACGGTATTTCGAGAGGATGGGGATATTGAGGGGTTCAATTTCGCCTTTATCGATGATCACTATGACTACCATACTGCACTGGATATTCACGAAAGATTGGATCACAACTCATTGATCCATCAAGCCAGTTACTTAATGCCCTTAATGGAACACTTTGCCGGTACGGATTTAACGGACCTTAAAAGCCTTAGTGATCTCGTATATTTCAATATCCCTGTTTTTAAATTTATCTCCTATCCCTTCGAGTGGATATGGCCCATGTTTGGCTTGGCCTGTATTTTATTTGTTCTGCTACTGATACTCGGGTTTAGAAAAGGGGAACTGGAAGTAAAAAGCATCCTTATTGGATTTTTACCGGTAGTGCTCATCCTGGTCATCAACGGATTGGCAGGATATTACACCTGGCCCATTTTAAAATGGTGGTATCCATGGTACAGGGACATTTTACATGGCTTTACCTATAACGGCCATCTATACATCATGGAAATGAGCCTATTCGCCATAGCCGTATGCTTTTTTGTGTACAAAAAGTTCAAAAAAATAAAATTGGCCAATTTACTGGTCGCTCCAATAGTCATCTGGCTTTTGATATGTGGATTGGTTGCAGTGTACCTAAAAGGGGCCAGTTTTTTCATTGTTCCGGTCTTTGGTTTACTGGCGGCATTATTGGTATTCATCAACCAAGAAAAACCCAATCCGCTA
The sequence above is a segment of the Muricauda sp. SCSIO 64092 genome. Coding sequences within it:
- a CDS encoding DUF6265 family protein, whose product is MRHLVPFLLAPLHVLLAQNTLQMEQGDTSPDATITLVEFMEGHWTGTAFGGVTEEIWSPDIGGSMMFVFRHLIDDKVNFYEIGHIREVGNSLVFELKHFDANLHGWEARDEVQQFKFIKAEGNRVYFDGFTFENISPQKIAIYGLIGNDDGTTTEMVFNYNRQ
- a CDS encoding CBS domain-containing protein, which encodes MGIKSFQGARAKVDSKKDSGGPILVSDYMTRKLVTFSPKQSVLEVMEAFAKYKISGGPVMDDSGFLVGIISEADCMKQISESRYFNQPILDKSVERFMTKNVETIPHDMSIFDAAGVFDRHNRRRLPVMKDGILVGQISRKDIVVAALKLSGANWK
- a CDS encoding M28 family peptidase, with translation MNFSKIVAFFLLLFAVYWSYRSLMPHAMADTDLEQWDFQLDNALKHVKTLSLTQHAVGFPGHTNAMNYVVSELKRMGLQVSTQEGFIAGDGGNLCKATNIIAKIRGTSKGKALLLLSHYDSAPHSSYGASDAASGVATILEGVRALLANGKVPKNDIIILISDAEELGLNGAELFVHQHPWAKNVGLVLNFEARGSGGPSYMLIETNRGNSKLIKEFTAANPKYPVANSLAYSIYKMLPNDTDLTVFREDGDIEGFNFAFIDDHYDYHTALDIHERLDHNSLIHQASYLMPLMEHFAGTDLTDLKSLSDLVYFNIPVFKFISYPFEWIWPMFGLACILFVLLLILGFRKGELEVKSILIGFLPVVLILVINGLAGYYTWPILKWWYPWYRDILHGFTYNGHLYIMEMSLFAIAVCFFVYKKFKKIKLANLLVAPIVIWLLICGLVAVYLKGASFFIVPVFGLLAALLVFINQEKPNPLLLLFLCLPAVFMHSPFIQMFPVGLGLKMMVAATVLTSLLFFLTLPLLGRIKKHTTLGILALLLFAVYGIRAHLNASFSEEHPKPSSLLYVYHADTDEAQWASYDEVLIDWNAQFLKTGEEDRQTKGLNTLSSKYNTRFKHTAPAQKKNIVLPEILVTKDTVVADKRQLTVCVTPKRAVNRLEVFTNDIAIHNCAVNGVSLSEYYLQNRRNGKLITHFISNNAYTEIDLTMAKDKTLELSFYEASNDLLINPLFTVPERPKSSIPMPFVLNDAILVIKKMKFE